One Notolabrus celidotus isolate fNotCel1 chromosome 16, fNotCel1.pri, whole genome shotgun sequence DNA window includes the following coding sequences:
- the si:dkey-202e17.1 gene encoding glycoprotein-N-acetylgalactosamine 3-beta-galactosyltransferase 1 — MQKISHLTFSMGLLLGFISLRFVFDSNISTDHIFFVPRNAQEGIEPSAQHVPSGENMTTAARPTPRTRVLCWIMTGPMYLESRTRHIRETWAKRCDKTLYMSSAKTDFPTVGLNVSEGRENLYWKTIEAFRYIHRHHMDDADWFLKADDDTFVVVENLRYLLSRFDTEKPWYLGRRFSPFINQGYMSGGAGYVLSKEALRRFIKGFDTGQCTHFSSIEDMALGKCMEMMKVEPADTRDINGGQTFHAFPPDYHLVRQTRRPRPWYLLYDTYEPIEGPGCCADLAVSFHYMLPTDLYVLNYLTYHLRPYGYKYRFNPDEKTNSTSKSP, encoded by the exons ATGCAGAAGATTTCTCATCTAACCTTCTCCATGGGGCTGCTGTTGGGATTTATTTCTCTTCGCTTCGTGTTTGACTCCAACATTTCAACAGATCACATCTTTTTTGTACCACGTAATGCACAGGAGGGAATCGAACCCTCGGCACAGCATGTTCCCTCAG GTGAGAACATGACCACGGCAGCAAGGCCGACCCCAAGAACACGGGTTTTGTGCTGGATCATGACCGGGCCCATGTACTTGGAATCCAGAACCAGGCACATCAGGGAAACATGGGCCAAACGCTGCGACAAAACTCTCTACATGAGCTCTGCCAAGACCGACTTCCCCACTGTGGGGCTGAACGTGAGCGAGGGACGAGAAAACCTCTACTGGAAGACCATCGAAGCCTTTAGGTACATCCACAGGCACCACATGGATGATGCAGACTGGTTCCTAAAGGCGGATGATGACACATTTGTTGTGGTGGAGAATCTACGTTACTTGTTGTCCAGGTTTGACACCGAGAAACCGTGGTACCTGGGCAGGAGGTTCAGCCCCTTCATCAACCAGGGCTACATGAGCGGAGGAGCAGGTTATGTCCTCAGTAAGGAAGCCTTGAGACGATTCATCAAAGGGTTCGATACTGGCCAGTGCACCCACTTCTCCTCCATAGAGGACATGGCTCTGGGGAAATGTATGGAGATGATGAAGGTGGAACCAGCAGACACCAGAGACATTAACGGAGGACAGACTTTTCATGCTTTCCCTCCAGATTATCACCTGGTCAGACAAACACGAAGACCACGTCCTTGGTATCTGCTGTACGATACCTATGAACCAATAGAG ggtcCAGGCTGCTGTGCAGATTTAGCTGTGTCCTTTCACTACATGTTGCCCACCGACCTGTATGTTCTGAATTACCTGACGTACCACCTGCGGCCATATGGatacaaatacagatttaaCCCTGATGAGAAAACTAACAGTACATCTAAGTCTCCGTAA